The following coding sequences lie in one Zingiber officinale cultivar Zhangliang chromosome 2B, Zo_v1.1, whole genome shotgun sequence genomic window:
- the LOC122047028 gene encoding probable transcription factor At3g04930: MASSGEGDEGRAAGERPEGSSPRKEENSCEALMTLSVAGGEETTRRGFQKLWTDADEIAVLQGFWDFTSRRGTARADYQHDTGPFYDEIRGRLCFDFSRSQLVEKLRRLKKKYRSTAGRMAADKRFAFRSPHEEATFEIARKIWNPVFKRVRDAQSGDLDHGDALKEGSLDSDPDFNPRPRGRLKKGKETETAGALPAKMVEAEAASVVAPPNMPNLDIVEQTLRSCLSPLFNEILCSTGIGITISNTPPLNPKPLNSRAAAAPAPAPAGDRWKHHQILELEVYLKRLELVHEYIKLKLEELKSQGSC, translated from the coding sequence ATGGCCTCCTCCGGCGAGGGCGACGAAGGGCGCGCTGCCGGGGAGAGACCGGAGGGATCCAGTCCGAGGAAGGAAGAAAACTCTTGTGAGGCTCTTATGACTCTTTCCGTCGCCGGAGGCGAGGAAACGACGCGGCGGGGGTTTCAGAAGCTGTGGACGGACGCCGACGAGATCGCGGTGCTGCAAGGGTTCTGGGACTTCACGTCTCGGCGGGGGACGGCGCGGGCGGACTACCAGCACGACACGGGTCCTTTCTACGACGAGATCCGCGGCCGACTCTGCTTCGATTTCAGCCGGAGCCAGCTGGTGGAGAAGCTCCGCCGCCTGAAGAAGAAGTACCGCAGCACGGCCGGGCGGATGGCCGCCGACAAGCGATTCGCCTTCCGGAGCCCCCACGAGGAGGCCACATTCGAGATCGCGCGCAAGATCTGGAACCCGGTCTTCAAGCGCGTCCGCGACGCCCAAAGCGGCGATCTTGACCACGGCGACGCCCTAAAAGAGGGATCTTTGGACTCGGATCCCGATTTTAATCCGAGGCCTCGAGGCCGCCTCAAGAAGGGAAAGGAAACGGAGACGGCGGGGGCGCTGCCGGCGAAGATGGTGGAAGCGGAAGCCGCCTCCGTGGTGGCTCCGCCAAACATGCCGAATCTCGACATAGTGGAGCAAACCTTGAGGAGCTGTCTCTCGCCGCTCTTCAACGAGATACTTTGCAGCACAGGTATCGGCATAACAATATCCAACACCCCTCCATTAAACCCCAAGCCACTGAACTCGAGGGCAGCGGCAgcgccggcgccggcgccggcggGTGATAGATGGAAGCACCACCAGATTCTCGAGTTGGAGGTCTACCTGAAAAGGCTGGAGCTTGTTCATGAATACATCAAATTGAAGCTAGAGGAGCTCAAATCTCAGGGAAGCTGCTAA
- the LOC122047029 gene encoding guanosine deaminase-like — MTTKEGEYASAVRDGDDDLLLKAIKEAYDGVECGDGRPFGAVVTLNNEIVVSCHNMVRKNTDPTAHAEITAIREACKKLGRTELGDCEMYASCEPCPMCFGAIYLSRIKRLVYGAKAEAAIAVGFDASVGDALRGTAYYRKAHLEVIRAGGNVAVEAEQVFERTKGMFRLK, encoded by the exons ATGACGACTAAAGAAGGAGAATATGCATCAG CTGTTCGAGATGGAGACGATGATTTACTGCTAAAAGCTATCAAAGAGGCGTATGATGGAGTCGAATGTGGCGATGGACGTCCATTCGGTGCTGTAGTTACTCTGAACAATGAGATAGTTGTTAGTTGCCACAACATGGTCCGGAAGAACACTGATCCTACTGCTCATGCCGAGATCACTGCAATAAGAGAG GCATGCAAGAAACTTGGGAGAACAGAGCTCGGCGACTGTGAGATGTATGCGTCCTGTGAGCCGTGTCCGATGTGCTTTGGAGCGATTTATCTTTCCCGAATAAAG AGACTGGTTTACGGAGCAAAAGCTGAGGCTGCTATAGCTGTTGGGTTCGATGCCTCCGTTGGCGATGCGCTGAGAGGTACCGCATACTATCGTAAGGCTCATCTGGAGGTCATAAGGGCTGGTGGAAATGTGGCCGTCGAAGCTGAGCAGGTATTTGAGAGGACCAAAGGAATGTTTCGGTTGAAGTAA